The following coding sequences lie in one Cucurbita pepo subsp. pepo cultivar mu-cu-16 chromosome LG13, ASM280686v2, whole genome shotgun sequence genomic window:
- the LOC111809458 gene encoding glutamine synthetase cytosolic isozyme-like, whose translation MSSLSDLINLNLCDYTDKVIAEYIWVGGSGKDVRSKARTISEYVSDPSKLPKWNYDGSSTGQAPGEDSEVILYPQAIFRDPFRRGNNILVICDSYTPAGEPIPTNKRHAAAKIFSHPDVVAEEPWYGIEQEYTLLQKDVKWPIGWPIGGFPGPQGPYYCSAGADKTFGRDIVDAHYKACLFAGVNISGINGEVMPGQWEFQVGPSVGISAADELWVARYILERITEIAGVVLSFDPKPIPGDWNGAGAHTNYSTKSMRKEGGYEVIKKAIEKLGLRHREHIAAYGEGNERRLTGRHETADINTFLWGVANRGASIRVGRDTEKSGKGYFEDRRPASNMDPYTVTSMIAETTILWKP comes from the exons ATGTCTTCCCTTTCCGACCTCATCAACCTCAACCTCTGCGACTACACGGACAAGGTCATCGCCGAGTACATTTG GGTCGGTGGCTCCGGCAAAGACGTCCGAAGCAAAGCCAGG ACGATTTCCGAGTACGTTAGTGATCCCTCGAAGCTGCCCAAGTGGAATTACGACGGTTCCAGCACCGGCCAAGCTCCGGGAGAAGACAGTGAAGTCATCTTATA CCCACAAGCTATTTTCAGGGATCCGTTCAGAAGAGGAAATAATATTCTT GTGATCTGTGATTCGTACACTCCGGCAGGGGAGCCGATTCCGACGAACAAGAGACACGCGGCGGCGAAGATCTTTAGCCATCCGGATGTAGTAGCTGAAGAGCCATG GTACGGAATTGAGCAGGAGTATACACTGTTGCAGAAGGATGTCAAATGGCCTATTGGATGGCCCATTGGTGGCTTCCCCGGGCCTCAG GGACCATACTACTGTAGTGCTGGTGCGGATAAAACATTTGGTCGCGACATTGTTGATGCTCACTATAAGGCCTGTCTATTTGCTGGTGTCAACATCAGTGGTATCAATGGCGAAGTCATGCCTGGTCAA TGGGAATTCCAAGTTGGTCCATCGGTGGGAATATCAGCAGCAGATGAACTGTGGGTCGCGCGGTACATTTTAGAG AGGATTACGGAAATTGCGGGGGTGGTTCTTTCCTTTGACCCCAAACCAATTCCg GGTGATTGGAATGGAGCTGGGGCCCATACTAACTACag taCGAAGTCGATGAGAAAAGAGGGAGGTTACGAGGTGATCAagaaagccattgaaaagctAGGACTAAGGCACAGAGAACACATTGCTGCATacggagaagggaacgagcgGCGTCTCACTGGTCGACACGAAACAGCGGACATCAACACTTTCTTATGG GGTGTTGCAAACCGAGGAGCTTCGATTCGAGTCGGGCGAGACACGGAGAAATCGGGGAAAGGCTATTTTGAAGACAGAAGGCCTGCATCCAACATGGATCCTTACACAGTCACTTCCATGATTGCAGAAACTACCATCCTTTGGAAGCCATGA
- the LOC111809120 gene encoding uncharacterized protein LOC111809120 — protein sequence MPLPASISLSPIPPTEPTTDDLAAVKAAAWAWYQHGSGSDSKPMREFGLTRPTTLPKPSRYRLEAIRRSQTPSLLDSYEVASISRRLSDLLDPTDRNNFSLRSFESELLDLGRQIERKPTKPKKFRTGLWRRRPSVMCGKLEDVVVGTLVHPPGKQPRRSTAGHDH from the coding sequence ATGCCATTGCCGGCATCCATCTCCCTCAGCCCAATCCCCCCGACGGAACCCACCACCGATGACTTAGCGGCGGTGAAGGCAGCGGCGTGGGCCTGGTACCAGCATGGGTCCGGCTCCGATTCCAAGCCCATGCGCGAATTCGGCCTCACAAGGCCCACTACACTCCCCAAGCCCTCTCGCTACAGGCTCGAGGCCATCAGACGCTCCCAAACACCCTCTCTACTCGACAGCTACGAAGTCGCCAGCATTTCACGGCGGTTGTCCGATCTCCTGGACCCCACTGATCGGAATAATTTTAGCCTCAGGAGCTTTGAATCTGAACTTTTGGATCTGGGACGACAGATTGAAAGGAAGCCCACGAAGCCCAAGAAGTTTAGAACAGGTTTGTGGCGGCGGAGACCGTCGGTGATGTGTGGCAAACTGGAGGATGTGGTCGTCGGCACTCTCGTCCATCCGCCCGGAAAACAACCGCGCCGGAGCACCGCCGGTCATGATCATTAA